In Capsicum annuum cultivar UCD-10X-F1 chromosome 7, UCD10Xv1.1, whole genome shotgun sequence, one genomic interval encodes:
- the LOC107878369 gene encoding RNA polymerase II C-terminal domain phosphatase-like 1 isoform X2 — protein sequence MLSELRFWERDFDGGLLQCISKVTYEDDINKVPSAPDVSNYLISEDEPSAVNGNKDSLRFDGMADNEVETRLKML from the exons ATGTTGAGTGAACTTCGATTTTGGGAAAG AGATTTTGATGGAGGCCTATTACAGTGTATATCTAAAGTTACATATGAAGATGACATTAACAAAGTTCCTTCTGCTCCTGACGTTAGCAACTATTTGATTTCAGAG GACGAACCTTCAGCTGTAAACGGGAATAAAGATTCACTTCGATTTGATGGAATGGCTGATAATGAGGTCGAAACAAGACTAAAG ATGCTGTAG
- the LOC107878369 gene encoding RNA polymerase II C-terminal domain phosphatase-like 1 isoform X1, which translates to MLSELRFWERDFDGGLLQCISKVTYEDDINKVPSAPDVSNYLISEDEPSAVNGNKDSLRFDGMADNEVETRLKIC; encoded by the exons ATGTTGAGTGAACTTCGATTTTGGGAAAG AGATTTTGATGGAGGCCTATTACAGTGTATATCTAAAGTTACATATGAAGATGACATTAACAAAGTTCCTTCTGCTCCTGACGTTAGCAACTATTTGATTTCAGAG GACGAACCTTCAGCTGTAAACGGGAATAAAGATTCACTTCGATTTGATGGAATGGCTGATAATGAGGTCGAAACAAGACTAAAG ATATGTTAG